A DNA window from Aquarana catesbeiana isolate 2022-GZ linkage group LG01, ASM4218655v1, whole genome shotgun sequence contains the following coding sequences:
- the LOC141114954 gene encoding nuclear factor 7, ovary-like, which translates to MASADLKAELECSVCLNIYVDPVMLKCGHNFCQECIDCVLKTQERSGCYSCPECRQMYQERPAMHRNIKLRNIVENFLSTQSVQEESEVFCSIHQKILEYYCTDDDTYVCASCCLIGEHKGHIFESLKEASGNKKNKMRNVLQKLLTKREETEERVQSLQKHREKIEEKAAGDTKTVTALFRDLRRQLKVLEERLLSEISKPAKQLSHSIMDLIQELELKREELSRKVHHIEELCNMMDPLTVLQEPDICDLYDTEDGDNKDRQRLDELLHDGEHLDMARISQTLQTGLFAIMSEVNLQKHTGTHLYSHFSTENKDHSIATVPSGVPQPALTIQGTHHQPMRPSVQSVLEMLGPSKITDIKMDVNTAGNDLCVSDNRTIVSCSIFTHKHPERPERFQSAQVLSTQSFSSGQHYWEVDVERSQIWSVGMCYPSINRSGCHSEIGWNNKSWGLHKSWLNNQYSVLYNRNWIRLFGKVSSNRVRIYLDYEAGQISFYDLCDPIQHLHTFNATFTEPLHAVLWVGGGCVKICRENHICEESNQLMMTS; encoded by the coding sequence ATGGCGTCTGCTGATTTGAAAGcagagctggaatgttccgtctgtctgaacatttatgtagatcctgtaatgctgaagTGTGGACACAATTTCTGCCAGGAATGTATTGATTGTGTGCTGAAAACACAAGAACGGTCTGGATGTTATTCCTGCCCTGAATGCAGACAGATGTATCAAGAGAGGCCAGCAATGCACAGGAACATAAAACtgcgtaacatagtggagaatttcctgtctacTCAATCAGTCCAGGAGGAATCTGAGGTCTTCTGCTCCATCCATCAAAAGATACTGGAATATTACTGCACAGACGATGATACCTATGTCTGTGCATCCTGCTGTCTCATTGGAGAACACAAAGGTCATATATTTGAGTCACTGAAGGAGGCctctggaaataaaaaaaataaaatgaggaatgttctgcagaaactgctGACAAAGAGAGAagagacggaggaaagagtccagagtctgcagaaacacagggaaaaaatagaggaaaaagCAGCTGGTGACACAAAAACagtcactgccctgtttagagacCTTAGGAGACAACTGAAAGTCCTGGAGGAAAGATTGCTGAGCGAGATCTCTAAGCCAGCCAAGCAGTTGTCACACTCCATAATGGATTTGATCCAAGAGCTGGAATTAAAAAGGGAAGAGCTGTCCAGGAAGGTGCATCATATTGAGGAGTTGTGTAACATGAtggatccactgactgtcctacaggaacCAGATATCTGTGATTTGTATGATACTGAGGATGGTGATAATAAGGACAGGCAGAGACTTGatgaactcctccatgatggagagcATCTGGATATGGCTAGGATTTCACAGACATTACAAACAGGTTTATTTGCTATAATGTCCGAGGTAAATTTGCAGAAACATACAGGTACACATTTGTATTCCCATTTTAGTACAGAGAACAAAGATCACAGCATAGCTACAGTGCCTTCCGGAGTCCCTCAACCAGCCTTAACCATACAAGGCACACATCACCAGCCTATGAGACCAAGTGTTCAGTCTGTCCTTGAAATGTTGGGGCCGTCAAAGATTACAGACATAAAAATGGATGTAAATACAGCTGGGAATGATCTTTGTGTATCAGATAACAGAACAATTGTGTCCTGCTCAATTTTTACCCATAAACACCCAGAAAGACCAGAAAGATTTCAGTCTGCTCAGGTGTTAAGCACTCAGAGTTTCTCCTCTGGGcaacattactgggaagtggatgtggAGAGGTCCCAGATTTGGAGTGTTGGGATGTGTTACCCTAGTATAAACAGGAGTGGGTGTCACTCAGAGATTGGATGGAATAACAAGTCATGGGGTTTGCATAAATCTTGGCTGAATAACCAGTATTCGGTGCTATATAATAGAAATTGGATCCGGTTATTCGGAAAAGTGTCCAGTAATAGAGTCAGAATATATCTGGATTATGAAGCTGGGCAGATCTCCTTCTATGACCTGTGTGACCCGATCCAGCACCTCCACACCTTCAATGCCACCTTCACTGAGCCTCTCCATGCTGTATTATGGGTAGGGGGAGGTTGTGTAAAGATATGTAGGGAAAATCATATATGTGAGGAATCCAACCAGTTAATGATGACATCATAG